Proteins encoded by one window of bacterium:
- a CDS encoding glycosyltransferase — protein sequence MKKHTPDTILILSSNFGQGHMATARALKSAAESHPELNFKIEVVDFSDEVSSIFNTASKRIYEINAKHTPLIHKWIYTSTDKSHLPIRLINALNYPIRRKALVNLIADHDPALVISNYPIWQYIAYSITKEYFDVEFATLITDSISVHTAWTQPDSDFYLVANEPTAASLHKLGVANKKIFPLGYPVHEAFTRPADTSIFKELDIKKSDQIITISASSLRAGYVKRLVRALAPIRDVTFVLVTGRDEDLHDALSDDAFILPENFRLIGWTDKLYELIKNSALVITKAGGSTVMECIAAKKPMIINKVIPGQEEGNAELVERFKLGVVADKPRDIASAAISILTDANKYVSRLEKVARPDASLHILRYLRGRLDSHQ from the coding sequence ATGAAAAAACACACTCCTGATACTATTTTGATCTTGTCATCAAATTTCGGACAGGGACATATGGCAACCGCGCGAGCCCTGAAGTCTGCAGCAGAATCTCACCCTGAGCTCAACTTCAAAATTGAAGTGGTAGATTTTAGTGACGAAGTAAGTAGTATCTTCAATACTGCATCTAAACGAATATACGAGATCAACGCCAAGCATACCCCGCTCATACATAAATGGATCTACACCTCTACCGACAAGAGCCATCTTCCGATTCGACTTATCAATGCACTCAACTATCCTATCCGCCGCAAGGCCCTCGTCAACCTCATTGCCGATCATGACCCAGCACTGGTCATTTCTAACTATCCGATCTGGCAATACATCGCCTATTCGATTACAAAAGAATATTTTGACGTAGAATTTGCAACGCTCATCACCGACTCAATCTCCGTACATACCGCATGGACTCAACCAGATAGCGATTTTTACCTCGTCGCCAATGAGCCAACTGCTGCGAGCCTCCACAAGCTTGGCGTTGCAAACAAGAAAATCTTCCCGCTCGGCTACCCAGTACACGAAGCCTTCACGCGCCCCGCCGACACAAGTATTTTTAAAGAACTGGACATCAAAAAATCAGATCAAATCATTACCATAAGCGCTTCGTCATTACGAGCTGGTTACGTCAAGCGTCTGGTACGGGCCCTAGCCCCTATTCGCGATGTAACGTTTGTACTCGTGACCGGTCGAGATGAAGATCTACATGACGCGCTCAGCGATGACGCATTCATACTACCTGAAAATTTTCGACTCATTGGCTGGACGGACAAACTCTACGAGCTCATCAAGAACTCAGCACTCGTCATTACTAAAGCTGGCGGGTCGACCGTGATGGAGTGTATTGCCGCAAAGAAGCCAATGATCATCAATAAAGTAATCCCAGGGCAAGAAGAAGGCAATGCAGAGCTCGTCGAGCGCTTTAAGCTCGGAGTAGTCGCTGACAAGCCCCGAGACATCGCCAGTGCAGCCATTTCAATACTTACTGATGCCAATAAATACGTATCTCGCCTCGAAAAAGTTGCGCGGCCCGATGCGTCATTGCACATCCTGCGATACCTCAGGGGTCGCCTAGACTCGCACCAATAA